A genome region from Micromonospora inyonensis includes the following:
- a CDS encoding 4'-phosphopantetheinyl transferase family protein gives MRDLLPPPVAVVVAGPADFTGELLAAEQACLGERAVESRRRDFTAGRVCARRAIAALGLAPVPVPSAADRSPVWPTDVVGTITHTRGYCAAAAARADEVRSVGMDADQHKILDAGVRRLILRPEEVERYERLPAGTSWPALIFSAKETVYKVWHPVVGTYLDFQDASVEIDPDSGSWIARISPAKVEAAREKVTDPPSVITGRFTVDAGLVRTAAVLPHR, from the coding sequence ATGCGTGACCTGCTGCCACCGCCGGTCGCCGTGGTCGTGGCGGGGCCGGCGGACTTCACCGGCGAGTTGCTCGCCGCCGAGCAGGCATGTCTCGGCGAACGCGCGGTGGAGAGCCGCCGGCGTGACTTCACCGCCGGCCGGGTGTGCGCCCGACGGGCCATCGCCGCCCTCGGGCTCGCTCCGGTGCCGGTGCCGTCGGCGGCCGACCGGTCCCCGGTCTGGCCGACGGACGTGGTCGGCACCATCACCCACACGAGGGGCTACTGCGCCGCCGCCGCGGCCCGCGCCGACGAGGTCCGGTCGGTCGGCATGGACGCCGACCAGCACAAGATCCTCGACGCCGGGGTACGCCGGTTGATCCTCCGGCCGGAGGAGGTGGAGCGCTACGAACGGCTGCCGGCCGGCACCTCCTGGCCGGCGCTGATCTTCAGCGCAAAGGAGACCGTCTACAAGGTCTGGCATCCGGTGGTCGGCACCTACCTGGATTTCCAGGACGCGTCGGTCGAGATCGACCCGGACTCCGGTTCCTGGATTGCCCGGATCTCCCCGGCGAAGGTCGAGGCGGCTCGGGAGAAGGTCACCGACCCGCCCAGCGTGATCACCGGACGGTTCACCGTGGACGCCGGCCTGGTCCGCACCGCCGCCGTACTGCCGCACCGCTGA